One stretch of Streptomyces sp. NBC_00443 DNA includes these proteins:
- a CDS encoding imidazolonepropionase-like domain-containing protein, whose translation METIHTADEVRFTWDSEPIVDGAVLVGRDRIGAVGTFEELRGRFPGARVRRWPGTLGPGRVHEGPLPDAPSPRERVHAVLKLGAVAVLEDYVDSPDLRAAAERNDVVVLPRAQPTAIRQTGRADLAVLDETGACIATVCAGRLVHRRR comes from the coding sequence TTGGAGACCATTCACACGGCCGACGAGGTCCGGTTCACCTGGGACTCGGAGCCGATCGTGGACGGTGCCGTCCTGGTGGGGCGGGACCGGATCGGCGCAGTGGGGACGTTCGAGGAACTGCGTGGGCGGTTTCCGGGTGCCCGGGTCCGCAGATGGCCCGGCACCCTCGGCCCCGGGCGCGTCCACGAAGGCCCGCTCCCGGACGCCCCGTCGCCACGTGAGCGTGTCCACGCGGTACTGAAACTCGGCGCGGTCGCGGTCCTGGAGGATTACGTCGACTCTCCGGACCTGCGGGCCGCGGCCGAGCGGAACGACGTCGTGGTTCTCCCGCGCGCCCAGCCGACCGCCATCAGGCAGACCGGCCGGGCCGACCTCGCCGTACTCGACGAGACCGGCGCCTGCATCGCGACGGTCTGCGCGGGGCGCCTGGTGCACCGACGACGCTGA
- the mqnC gene encoding cyclic dehypoxanthinyl futalosine synthase — MTEKADLQSVLDRAAAGGRITPEEALDLYRDAPLHALGAAADAVRRRRYAGTEHIATYIIERNINYTNVCVTACKFCAFYAAPKDTAKGWTRDLDDILRRCAETVELGGTQIMFQGGHHPDFGVEYYEKHFAAIKKEFPQLVIHSLGASEVEHMARISKVSIEEAITRIHEAGLDSFAGAGAELLPARPRKAIAPLKESGERWLEIMEAAHRLGVESTSTMLMGTGETNAERIEHLRMIRDVQDRTGGFRAFIPYTYQPENNHLKGRTQATIFEYLRMIAIGRLFMDNIAHIQGSWLTTGKEIGQLSLHYGADDLGSIMLEENVVSSAGAKHRSNRMEIIDLIRKAGRVPAQRATTYEHLVVHDDPANDPVDVRVASHISSTAIAGGTAHPELKILASN; from the coding sequence GTGACCGAGAAGGCCGACCTCCAGTCTGTGCTCGACCGTGCCGCAGCGGGCGGGCGGATCACCCCAGAGGAGGCGCTCGACCTCTACCGCGACGCCCCGCTGCACGCGCTGGGTGCCGCCGCCGACGCCGTACGCCGCCGCAGGTACGCGGGCACCGAGCACATCGCGACGTACATCATCGAGCGCAACATCAACTACACGAACGTGTGCGTCACGGCGTGCAAGTTCTGCGCCTTCTACGCCGCCCCCAAGGACACGGCCAAGGGCTGGACCCGTGACCTCGACGACATCCTGCGGCGCTGCGCCGAGACCGTCGAACTCGGCGGTACGCAGATCATGTTCCAGGGCGGTCACCACCCGGACTTCGGCGTGGAGTACTACGAGAAGCACTTCGCGGCCATCAAGAAGGAGTTCCCGCAGCTCGTCATCCACAGCCTGGGGGCGAGCGAGGTCGAGCACATGGCCCGGATCTCCAAGGTGAGCATCGAAGAGGCCATCACCCGGATCCACGAGGCCGGCCTCGACTCCTTCGCCGGTGCCGGCGCCGAGCTGCTGCCCGCGCGGCCGCGCAAGGCCATCGCCCCGCTGAAGGAGAGCGGTGAGCGCTGGCTGGAGATCATGGAGGCCGCGCACCGGCTGGGCGTCGAGTCCACGTCGACCATGCTGATGGGCACGGGCGAGACGAACGCCGAGCGGATCGAGCATCTGCGGATGATCCGTGACGTCCAGGACCGCACGGGCGGCTTCCGGGCCTTCATCCCGTACACCTACCAGCCCGAGAACAACCACCTGAAGGGCCGGACGCAGGCCACGATCTTCGAGTATCTGCGGATGATCGCCATCGGGCGGCTGTTCATGGACAACATCGCCCACATCCAGGGGTCCTGGCTGACCACCGGCAAGGAGATCGGCCAGCTGTCGCTGCACTACGGCGCCGACGATCTCGGCTCGATCATGCTGGAGGAGAACGTCGTCTCCTCCGCCGGCGCCAAGCACCGCTCCAACCGGATGGAGATCATCGATCTGATCCGCAAGGCGGGGCGGGTTCCGGCCCAGCGGGCGACCACGTACGAGCACCTCGTCGTGCACGACGACCCGGCGAACGACCCCGTCGACGTGCGGGTTGCCTCGCACATCTCGTCCACGGCGATCGCGGGCGGCACGGCGCATCCCGAGCTGAAGATCCTCGCATCCAACTGA
- a CDS encoding prepilin peptidase, protein MSTLVLVVVAALWGAAAGTLLPRPAHRFSVTEEQGWMERCPGGHPIGGWIGWARCRECTDAPSYGPSTPLMVTVTALVCAAVAAATDTRPELGVWLLLAPVGVLLTVVDVRVRRLPDVLTLPLAAAALLLLGLVALVPEHAGDWSTALWAALALGAGYFVLWLINPGGMGFGDVKLALGVGAALGWYGWPTVMLGTFAGFLFGALYGAGLVVLRRAGRKTAIPFGPFLLAGALVGLLIGAYAA, encoded by the coding sequence GTGAGCACGCTCGTCCTGGTCGTCGTGGCCGCGCTCTGGGGTGCCGCGGCGGGCACGCTGCTGCCCCGGCCCGCCCATCGGTTCTCCGTCACGGAGGAGCAGGGGTGGATGGAGCGGTGTCCGGGCGGGCACCCGATCGGGGGCTGGATCGGGTGGGCCCGGTGCCGGGAGTGCACCGACGCGCCGTCGTACGGGCCCAGTACGCCCCTCATGGTCACCGTCACCGCCCTCGTCTGCGCCGCCGTCGCCGCCGCCACCGACACCCGGCCCGAGCTGGGCGTCTGGCTGCTGCTGGCGCCCGTCGGCGTGCTGCTCACGGTCGTCGACGTGCGGGTGCGGCGGCTGCCCGACGTCCTGACCCTGCCGCTCGCGGCCGCCGCCCTGCTGCTGCTCGGCCTGGTCGCCCTCGTCCCCGAGCACGCCGGTGACTGGTCGACCGCCCTGTGGGCCGCCCTCGCGCTCGGCGCCGGCTACTTCGTGCTGTGGCTCATCAACCCCGGCGGCATGGGCTTCGGCGATGTGAAGCTCGCGCTCGGCGTGGGGGCGGCGCTCGGGTGGTACGGCTGGCCGACGGTCATGCTCGGCACTTTCGCAGGGTTCCTGTTCGGAGCTCTGTACGGCGCTGGGCTGGTCGTTCTGCGGCGGGCCGGGCGTAAGACGGCGATCCCGTTCGGGCCGTTCCTGCTCGCCGGGGCGCTCGTGGGGCTGCTGATCGGGGCGTACGCGGCCTGA
- a CDS encoding serine/threonine-protein kinase, with protein sequence MQPLGVDEPTVVGPYRLLGRLGSGGMGRVYLGRSAGGRTVAVKIVHPHFALDEEFRARFRREVDAARRVGGAWTAPVLDADPQASVPWVATAYAAGPSLSGAVADAGALPAHSVRALGAGLAEALVAVHELGLVHRDVKPSNVLLTLDGPLLIDFGIARAMDGTASLTSTGVSVGSPGYMSPEQIVGKGATGAADVFSLGAVLAYAATGAPPFSGDSSAALLYKVVHEEPELGPMDGDMRELVEACLAKEPGARPTPGEVARRLAPEGAARLVTGGWLPGGLVEQVSRSAVRLLNLEAAEPGEIVLPAGEVPSGPVGFSRQATVGEFGPPPVMPGAGGAGASMPSAAVPEPRDAPPQDATPASASASDSRPGKLSLSVAAASAPGEGGRGRRLSCTVALAVAGALAAVTVGSVVVFDLLPGGEQDHNAGSDAASSASPGKGKPTGVEGSVPARYLGTWEGQATALDGALPSGTYRLTVHKADVGEELGTLRQTDVLGLVCNDVLTLKKVTAKELVVTSVGRKTNHGGCNPAPHTVRISPAGDDLVFRSESDAEGKPEARLSKVEQG encoded by the coding sequence ATGCAGCCGCTCGGAGTTGACGAGCCCACGGTCGTCGGACCGTACCGGCTGCTCGGCCGGCTCGGCTCCGGCGGCATGGGGCGGGTGTATCTCGGCCGCAGCGCGGGTGGCCGTACGGTCGCCGTCAAGATCGTGCATCCGCACTTCGCGCTGGACGAGGAGTTCCGCGCCCGCTTCCGCCGGGAAGTGGACGCGGCGCGGCGGGTGGGCGGTGCGTGGACGGCGCCCGTGCTGGACGCGGATCCGCAGGCGTCGGTGCCGTGGGTGGCCACGGCCTACGCGGCGGGTCCCTCACTGTCGGGCGCGGTCGCGGACGCGGGCGCGCTGCCCGCGCATTCGGTACGAGCGCTGGGGGCAGGGCTGGCCGAGGCGCTGGTCGCCGTGCACGAACTGGGGCTGGTGCACCGGGACGTGAAGCCGTCGAACGTCCTGCTGACACTGGACGGCCCCCTGCTGATCGACTTCGGCATCGCGAGGGCCATGGACGGCACGGCGTCCCTGACGTCCACCGGCGTCTCGGTCGGCTCCCCCGGATACATGTCGCCCGAACAGATCGTGGGCAAGGGCGCCACGGGGGCGGCGGACGTCTTCTCGCTGGGCGCGGTACTGGCCTACGCGGCGACCGGGGCGCCCCCGTTCTCCGGGGACTCGTCGGCGGCGCTGCTCTACAAGGTCGTGCACGAGGAGCCCGAACTCGGCCCGATGGACGGCGACATGCGGGAACTGGTGGAGGCATGCCTGGCCAAGGAGCCGGGTGCCCGGCCCACGCCGGGTGAGGTGGCCCGGCGACTCGCTCCGGAAGGGGCGGCCCGGCTGGTGACGGGCGGGTGGCTGCCGGGCGGGCTGGTCGAGCAGGTCAGCCGGAGTGCCGTGCGGCTGCTGAACCTGGAGGCGGCGGAGCCGGGAGAGATCGTCCTGCCGGCAGGCGAGGTCCCGTCGGGGCCGGTGGGCTTCAGCCGGCAGGCGACGGTGGGGGAGTTCGGGCCGCCGCCGGTCATGCCGGGGGCAGGGGGTGCGGGCGCGTCCATGCCGTCCGCCGCCGTCCCCGAGCCCCGCGACGCCCCGCCGCAGGACGCGACCCCGGCATCCGCATCCGCATCCGACAGCCGTCCCGGCAAGCTCTCCCTCTCCGTCGCGGCGGCCTCGGCACCGGGGGAGGGCGGCCGTGGACGGAGGCTGAGCTGCACCGTCGCGCTCGCGGTGGCGGGGGCGCTGGCCGCGGTGACGGTGGGGTCCGTGGTCGTGTTCGACCTGTTGCCGGGCGGGGAGCAGGACCACAACGCAGGTTCCGACGCCGCCTCGTCCGCATCGCCGGGCAAGGGCAAACCCACCGGGGTCGAGGGTTCCGTGCCCGCCCGTTATCTCGGCACCTGGGAGGGCCAGGCCACCGCCCTGGACGGCGCCCTGCCGTCGGGCACCTACCGGCTCACCGTGCACAAGGCCGACGTGGGCGAGGAGTTGGGCACACTCCGGCAGACGGACGTGCTCGGCCTCGTCTGCAACGACGTACTGACCCTGAAGAAGGTGACGGCCAAGGAACTCGTCGTCACGTCCGTGGGCCGGAAGACCAACCACGGCGGCTGCAACCCGGCACCGCACACCGTCCGGATCTCCCCGGCGGGCGACGACCTGGTGTTCCGCTCGGAGAGCGACGCGGAGGGCAAGCCCGAGGCGCGGCTGTCGAAGGTCGAGCAGGGCTGA
- a CDS encoding menaquinone biosynthetic enzyme MqnA/MqnD family protein — MDNSRTRPRVGHIQFLNCLPLYWGLARTGTLLDFELTKDTPEKLSEQLVRGDLDIGPITLVEFLRNADDLVAFPDIAVGCDGPVMSCVIVSQVPLDRLDGARVALGSTSRTSVRLAQLLLAERYGVQPAYYTCPPDLSLMMQEAEAAVLIGDAALRANLLDGPRYGLEVHDLGSLWKEWTGLPFVFAVWAARRDYLEREPAITRQVHEAFLSSRNLSLDEVGKVAEQAARWEAFDEQVLERYFTTLDFRFGGPQLEAVAEFARRVGPTTGFAADVKVDLLQP; from the coding sequence GTGGACAATTCTCGCACCCGGCCGCGCGTAGGCCACATCCAGTTCCTGAACTGCCTGCCCCTGTACTGGGGGCTCGCGAGAACGGGCACGCTCCTCGACTTCGAGCTGACCAAGGACACTCCCGAGAAGCTCAGCGAGCAGCTGGTGCGGGGCGACCTCGACATCGGGCCGATCACCCTCGTGGAGTTCCTGCGCAACGCCGACGACCTGGTCGCCTTCCCCGACATCGCGGTCGGCTGCGACGGCCCGGTGATGTCCTGCGTGATCGTCTCGCAGGTCCCGCTGGACCGGCTGGACGGCGCCCGGGTCGCCCTCGGCTCGACCTCGCGCACCTCGGTCCGGCTGGCCCAGCTGCTGCTCGCCGAGCGCTACGGCGTGCAGCCCGCCTACTACACGTGCCCGCCCGACCTCAGCCTGATGATGCAGGAGGCGGAGGCGGCCGTACTCATCGGGGACGCGGCGCTGCGGGCCAACCTCCTCGACGGCCCGCGCTACGGCCTCGAGGTGCACGATCTCGGCTCGCTCTGGAAGGAGTGGACCGGCCTGCCCTTCGTCTTCGCGGTGTGGGCGGCGCGCCGGGACTACCTGGAGCGCGAGCCGGCCATCACCCGCCAGGTCCACGAGGCCTTCCTCTCGTCCCGCAACCTCTCCCTGGACGAGGTCGGCAAGGTCGCCGAGCAGGCGGCCCGCTGGGAGGCCTTCGACGAGCAGGTCCTGGAGCGGTACTTCACGACCCTCGACTTCCGTTTCGGCGGCCCGCAGCTGGAGGCGGTCGCGGAGTTCGCGCGGCGGGTGGGCCCGACGACGGGCTTTGCGGCGGATGTGAAGGTGGATCTGCTTCAGCCGTGA
- a CDS encoding cold-shock protein translates to MATGTVKWFNAEKGFGFIAQEGGGPDVFVHYSAINASGFRSLEENQQVSFDVTQGPKGPQAENVTPV, encoded by the coding sequence ATGGCTACCGGAACCGTGAAGTGGTTCAACGCCGAAAAGGGCTTTGGCTTCATCGCCCAGGAAGGCGGCGGCCCCGACGTCTTCGTTCACTACTCCGCGATCAATGCGAGCGGCTTCCGTTCGCTGGAGGAGAACCAGCAGGTCTCCTTCGACGTGACCCAGGGCCCGAAGGGCCCGCAGGCGGAGAACGTCACCCCCGTCTGA
- a CDS encoding helix-turn-helix domain-containing protein yields MSEPLTWIAASLRRERTRAGLSLSELAKRAGIAKSTLSQLESGGGNPSVETLWALGVALGVPFSVLVEPPSPAVQVIRAGEGPTVASERADYVATLLSASPPGARRDIYHLRAEPGPARESEPHIPGSVEHLIVSTGRVKAGPRGDEAELEPGDYMSYRGDVPHSYEALAPGTTFVLVMQHI; encoded by the coding sequence ATGAGCGAGCCCCTGACGTGGATCGCCGCCTCGCTGCGGCGTGAGCGCACCCGGGCCGGGCTGTCCCTGTCCGAGCTGGCCAAACGGGCCGGGATCGCGAAGTCCACGCTCTCCCAGCTGGAATCCGGCGGCGGGAATCCCAGCGTGGAGACGCTGTGGGCGCTGGGGGTCGCGCTCGGGGTGCCGTTCAGCGTGCTGGTGGAGCCGCCGTCGCCGGCGGTCCAGGTGATCCGGGCGGGGGAGGGGCCCACGGTCGCCTCGGAGCGGGCGGACTACGTGGCCACGCTGCTCTCCGCCAGTCCGCCCGGCGCTCGCCGGGATATCTACCACCTGCGCGCGGAACCCGGCCCGGCCCGGGAGTCGGAGCCGCACATTCCGGGGTCGGTGGAGCATCTGATCGTGAGCACGGGGCGGGTGAAGGCGGGGCCGCGGGGGGACGAGGCCGAGCTGGAGCCCGGCGACTACATGTCGTATCGCGGGGATGTGCCCCACTCGTACGAGGCGCTCGCCCCCGGGACGACGTTCGTGCTGGTCATGCAGCACATCTAG
- a CDS encoding AzlC family ABC transporter permease encodes MMSSLPPSAMTALVRDSALIWLAGGVVGVSFGAIAVAGGLPVWVPVVMSLVVYAGSAQFSAVGVLLAGGGPFAAAATGLLLNTRTAAFSLAVADVLGPGRLARLLGAHLVSDETVAFALAQPDRVRRRVAFWVNGLGLFVAWNIGVLAGALAGTALGDTATYGLDAAFPAVLVALVLPTLRKDSAVRRAALLGAALALAAVPVVPAGVPVLLALAGLVAYRSSGRKEGAS; translated from the coding sequence ATGATGTCATCTCTTCCGCCGTCCGCGATGACGGCCCTGGTGCGCGACAGCGCCCTCATCTGGCTGGCCGGTGGTGTCGTGGGTGTCTCCTTCGGCGCGATCGCGGTGGCCGGCGGGCTGCCGGTGTGGGTGCCGGTGGTCATGTCCCTGGTCGTCTACGCGGGATCGGCCCAGTTCAGCGCGGTCGGCGTGCTGCTGGCCGGGGGCGGGCCGTTTGCCGCGGCGGCCACCGGGCTGCTCCTCAACACCCGCACGGCCGCCTTCAGTCTGGCCGTGGCGGACGTCCTCGGCCCGGGCCGCCTCGCCCGCCTCCTCGGCGCCCACCTCGTCTCCGACGAGACGGTGGCCTTCGCGCTCGCCCAGCCGGACCGGGTACGGCGCCGGGTGGCGTTCTGGGTGAACGGGCTCGGCCTGTTCGTCGCCTGGAACATCGGTGTCCTCGCCGGCGCGCTCGCCGGAACCGCATTGGGCGACACGGCGACGTACGGCCTGGACGCCGCCTTCCCCGCCGTACTGGTCGCACTGGTGCTGCCCACCCTGCGCAAGGACTCCGCCGTACGCCGTGCCGCGCTCCTCGGCGCCGCCCTCGCCCTGGCCGCGGTACCGGTCGTCCCGGCGGGGGTGCCGGTGCTGCTGGCGCTGGCGGGACTCGTCGCGTACCGCTCGTCCGGCAGGAAGGAAGGCGCGTCATGA
- a CDS encoding AzlD domain-containing protein, with protein MTGTTGTVAMILALAVGTYAFRLVGPALHGRVALPARVQELLAAGAVVLLVGLLATGTLTEGGGFAGWARPAGVLVGGVLAWRRAPFPVVVLGAAVATAVLRAAGVP; from the coding sequence ATGACCGGCACGACGGGAACGGTCGCCATGATCCTGGCGCTGGCGGTGGGGACGTACGCCTTCCGTCTGGTCGGCCCGGCGCTGCACGGGCGGGTCGCGCTCCCCGCGCGGGTCCAGGAGCTGCTGGCTGCGGGGGCGGTGGTGCTGCTCGTGGGGCTGCTGGCGACGGGGACGTTGACGGAGGGCGGCGGCTTCGCGGGGTGGGCGCGGCCGGCCGGGGTGCTGGTGGGCGGCGTGCTGGCGTGGCGGCGGGCGCCGTTCCCGGTGGTGGTGCTGGGAGCGGCGGTGGCCACCGCGGTGCTGCGGGCGGCAGGGGTGCCATGA
- a CDS encoding class I SAM-dependent methyltransferase codes for MTDSDFLTTTRTFYDAIAEDYADLFRDELAGRPLERALLGVFAELVEGDGPVADLGCGPGRTTARLASLGLSVFGLDLSESMLAIARRENPGLRFEQGSMLELDLPDGALAGALSFYSSIHTPVDRLPDLFAEFHRVLAPGAPLLVAFQAGDEHRHHDRPFGHPVSLTFQRRRPEVMAGLLTAAGFALASRTVREADPALDETSPQAFLIARKPTIL; via the coding sequence ATGACCGACTCCGACTTCCTGACCACCACCCGCACCTTCTACGACGCCATCGCCGAGGACTACGCGGACCTCTTCCGGGACGAACTCGCGGGCAGGCCCTTGGAGCGGGCGCTGCTGGGGGTGTTCGCCGAACTCGTCGAGGGGGACGGGCCGGTGGCCGACCTGGGATGCGGACCGGGCCGGACCACCGCCCGCCTCGCCTCACTCGGGCTGTCCGTGTTCGGGCTCGACCTGTCGGAGTCGATGCTGGCGATCGCGCGTCGCGAGAACCCGGGGCTGCGCTTCGAGCAGGGTTCCATGCTGGAGCTGGACCTGCCGGACGGCGCTCTGGCCGGTGCGCTGTCCTTCTACTCCTCCATCCACACACCTGTGGACCGGCTCCCGGACCTCTTCGCCGAGTTCCACCGGGTCCTGGCGCCCGGCGCACCCCTGCTCGTCGCGTTCCAGGCCGGTGACGAACACCGGCACCACGACCGGCCCTTCGGGCACCCGGTCTCGCTCACGTTCCAGCGCCGCCGGCCGGAGGTCATGGCCGGCCTGCTGACGGCGGCCGGGTTCGCCCTCGCCTCCCGGACGGTCCGCGAAGCCGACCCGGCGCTGGACGAGACGTCCCCGCAGGCGTTCCTGATCGCCCGCAAACCGACGATTCTCTAG
- the kstD gene encoding 3-oxosteroid 1-dehydrogenase: MTSSVNPSRRHVLAAGAAGAALGTGAVARPAAHAADLPLLGTYDVVVIGSGAAGMTAALTAAQQGLSCVVVEKAPTFGGSAARSGAGIWIPNNSVILAAGVPDTPAKAAEYLAAVVGPDVPVERQRAFLAHGPAMLSFVMANSPLRFRWMEGYADYYPELPGGLPNGRSVEPDQLDGHLLGPELARLNPPYMDVPPGMVVFSADYKWLALAAVNVKGAAVAAACLARGTAAALRGEKPLTMGQSLAAGLRLGLRSAGVPVWLGTPLTDLYVENGAVSGAVVARDGAPGLVRARRGVIVGSGGFEHNAAMRERYQRQPIGTDWTVGAKENTGDGIRAGHRLGAALGLMDDAWWGPAIPLPGQPYFCLAERTLPGGLLINAAGARFVNEAAPYSDVVHTMYDVHDTSPAIPSWLIVDQNYRNRYLFKDVLPALPLPADWYGSGAAHKAWTLDALARSIGVPAPALRSTVDRFNSQARQGRDPDFQRGDSAYDHYYTDPSVLPNSCLAPLWLPPFHAFRIVPGDLGTKGGLLTDARARVLREDGSVIRGLYAAGNASSAVMGHSYAGAGSTIGPAMTFGYIAARDIAGSL, from the coding sequence ATGACCAGCAGCGTGAACCCTTCGCGAAGACACGTACTGGCCGCAGGTGCCGCCGGCGCCGCCCTCGGGACCGGCGCCGTGGCCCGGCCCGCCGCTCACGCCGCCGACCTGCCCCTCCTGGGCACCTACGACGTCGTCGTCATCGGCTCCGGAGCCGCCGGCATGACCGCCGCGCTGACCGCCGCCCAGCAGGGTCTGAGCTGTGTGGTGGTGGAGAAGGCGCCCACCTTCGGAGGGTCCGCCGCGCGGTCCGGGGCCGGGATCTGGATTCCGAACAACTCGGTGATCCTCGCGGCCGGGGTGCCGGACACGCCGGCGAAGGCGGCCGAGTATCTGGCCGCCGTCGTCGGGCCGGACGTTCCCGTCGAGCGGCAGCGGGCCTTCCTGGCGCACGGCCCGGCGATGCTGTCGTTCGTCATGGCCAACAGCCCGCTGCGATTCCGCTGGATGGAGGGGTACGCCGACTACTACCCCGAACTGCCCGGCGGCCTTCCGAACGGCCGCTCCGTCGAGCCCGACCAGCTCGACGGCCACCTCCTGGGCCCCGAGCTGGCGCGGCTGAACCCGCCGTACATGGACGTGCCCCCCGGCATGGTCGTCTTCAGCGCGGACTACAAGTGGCTGGCCCTGGCGGCGGTGAACGTCAAGGGCGCCGCCGTGGCCGCGGCCTGTCTCGCGCGCGGTACGGCCGCGGCGCTGCGCGGTGAGAAGCCGCTGACCATGGGACAGTCACTGGCGGCCGGCCTGCGCCTGGGACTGCGGTCGGCCGGGGTCCCGGTGTGGCTCGGCACCCCTCTCACCGACCTGTACGTCGAGAACGGTGCCGTGAGCGGCGCGGTCGTCGCCCGGGACGGCGCCCCCGGCCTGGTGCGCGCCCGCCGTGGCGTGATCGTCGGCTCGGGCGGCTTCGAGCACAACGCGGCGATGCGCGAGCGATATCAGCGGCAGCCGATCGGCACGGACTGGACGGTGGGCGCGAAGGAGAACACCGGCGACGGCATCCGGGCCGGGCACCGGCTCGGCGCCGCCCTCGGCCTGATGGACGACGCCTGGTGGGGCCCGGCGATCCCGCTCCCCGGCCAGCCGTACTTCTGCCTCGCCGAACGCACCCTCCCCGGCGGCCTGCTGATCAACGCCGCCGGCGCCCGCTTCGTCAACGAGGCCGCCCCCTACAGCGACGTCGTCCACACGATGTACGACGTCCACGACACGAGCCCGGCGATCCCGTCCTGGCTGATCGTCGACCAGAACTACCGGAACCGGTACCTCTTCAAGGACGTCCTCCCGGCCCTGCCCCTCCCGGCCGACTGGTACGGCTCGGGCGCCGCGCACAAAGCCTGGACCCTGGACGCGCTCGCACGGTCGATCGGCGTCCCGGCGCCGGCCCTGCGCTCCACGGTCGACCGCTTCAACTCGCAGGCCCGGCAAGGCAGGGACCCCGACTTCCAGCGGGGCGACAGCGCCTACGACCACTACTACACGGACCCGTCCGTCCTGCCCAACTCCTGCCTCGCACCCCTGTGGCTGCCCCCGTTCCACGCCTTCCGCATCGTCCCCGGCGACCTCGGCACCAAGGGCGGCCTCCTCACCGACGCCCGCGCCCGCGTACTGCGGGAGGACGGTTCGGTGATCCGGGGGCTGTACGCCGCCGGCAACGCGAGCTCGGCCGTCATGGGGCACAGCTACGCGGGCGCGGGCTCGACGATCGGCCCGGCGATGACGTTCGGGTACATCGCGGCGCGGGACATCGCCGGGAGCCTCTAG
- a CDS encoding LysR family transcriptional regulator: MTLDDLRVFVAVCRAGSLSSVARELGCTQSAVSQHVKRLERETGVALLERQPRGVVPTQAGRVLEAAAAEGISGLDLAVRQLRDLVDGESGYVRVATGATTVRHFMAEAVVAYRRRHPRVNLEFRTVSSGRGSFDALADGTLDLAWITLGPQVRGIEQRPVVELPWVLAVRSDDRLAARQYVDVGADLRDVRLIRLPPNSASAAHLDAACAELGVRFAHDTSVADWDTALLLAELGVGRAVLPALPGLPVPGEGGLRLIPLPELRPLPVGWAVRRWDSLSPPARAFADLVESHRRATRA; this comes from the coding sequence ATGACCCTCGATGACCTGCGTGTGTTCGTGGCCGTATGCCGTGCCGGGAGTCTCAGCTCGGTGGCCCGGGAGCTGGGGTGCACCCAGTCGGCGGTGAGCCAGCACGTGAAGCGGCTGGAGCGGGAGACCGGGGTCGCGTTGCTGGAGCGGCAGCCCCGGGGGGTCGTGCCGACGCAGGCCGGCCGGGTGCTGGAGGCGGCCGCCGCCGAGGGGATATCGGGGCTGGACCTCGCGGTGCGGCAACTGCGGGATCTCGTCGACGGCGAGAGCGGGTACGTCCGGGTGGCGACAGGAGCGACGACCGTACGGCACTTCATGGCGGAGGCAGTTGTCGCGTACCGACGGCGGCATCCTCGGGTCAACTTGGAGTTCCGCACGGTCAGTTCGGGCCGGGGCAGCTTCGACGCGCTGGCCGACGGCACGCTCGACCTGGCCTGGATCACCCTCGGGCCGCAGGTGCGCGGTATCGAGCAGCGGCCGGTGGTGGAGCTGCCGTGGGTGCTGGCGGTGCGGTCCGACGATCGGCTCGCGGCGCGGCAGTACGTCGATGTCGGCGCCGACCTGCGTGACGTCCGGCTGATCCGGCTGCCGCCGAACTCCGCCTCGGCGGCCCATCTGGACGCCGCCTGCGCCGAGCTGGGCGTCCGGTTCGCGCACGACACGAGCGTCGCCGACTGGGACACCGCGCTGCTGCTGGCCGAGCTGGGGGTCGGACGGGCGGTCCTGCCCGCGCTGCCGGGGCTGCCGGTCCCCGGTGAGGGCGGGCTGCGCCTGATTCCCCTGCCCGAGCTGCGCCCTCTGCCCGTGGGCTGGGCCGTGCGGCGCTGGGACTCGCTCAGCCCGCCGGCCCGGGCGTTCGCGGACCTGGTGGAGTCTCACCGCCGGGCCACCCGGGCCTGA